The Dethiosulfovibrio peptidovorans DSM 11002 genome has a window encoding:
- a CDS encoding sugar transferase produces MKAPHPSVTDPIKRAVDIYLATAGIVALSPILAAVSLAVRTKLGRPIFFKQRRPGLNGRIFHMIKFRTMTDGRDESGELLPDEKRLPPFGRFLRSTSLDELPELFNVLKGDMSLVGPRPLLVEYLPLYSPEQSRRHLVRPGVTGWAQVNGRNALSWEDKFSLDIWYVDNWSRKLDWKILVMTVKSVFRREGISSGDHATMPPFGGSR; encoded by the coding sequence GTGAAAGCCCCTCATCCATCCGTAACCGATCCTATCAAGAGAGCCGTCGACATATACCTGGCGACGGCCGGCATCGTGGCACTGTCTCCGATACTGGCAGCCGTGTCCCTGGCTGTTCGGACCAAGCTGGGCCGCCCCATATTCTTCAAGCAGAGAAGACCGGGACTTAACGGCAGGATCTTTCACATGATAAAGTTCCGCACCATGACAGACGGCAGAGACGAAAGCGGCGAGCTCCTGCCGGACGAAAAGAGGCTTCCTCCCTTCGGAAGGTTCCTCCGCAGCACCAGTCTGGACGAACTGCCCGAGCTGTTCAACGTCCTGAAGGGGGATATGAGCCTGGTGGGGCCCAGACCTCTGCTGGTCGAGTACCTACCTCTCTACAGCCCGGAACAGTCCAGACGCCATCTGGTCCGACCGGGAGTGACAGGCTGGGCTCAGGTGAACGGAAGGAACGCCCTGTCCTGGGAGGACAAGTTCTCCCTGGACATATGGTACGTTGACAACTGGTCCAGAAAACTGGACTGGAAGATACTCGTCATGACGGTGAAATCGGTGTTCCGCCGGGAAGGCATAAGCTCGGGAGACCACGCCACCATGCCGCCTTTCGGAGGCTCCCGATGA
- a CDS encoding acetyltransferase — MRDVFVLGAGGHGKVVIATLKAMGYYVVAVLDDDEKLWGSKVSGITVAGPMDAVRKSKNPSAIIAVGINETRRKIARRIEGVDWISAVHPSAIVDPSARIGPGTVVFAGAVIQPDSVLGSHGIINTGATVDHDCRIGNFVHVAPGCNLAGAVTLEEGTFMGIGSRAIPGVTVGAWTTVGAGATVLGDLPGNITAVGTPARSIR; from the coding sequence ATGAGAGACGTTTTCGTTCTCGGCGCGGGAGGACACGGCAAGGTGGTCATAGCCACATTGAAGGCCATGGGATATTATGTGGTCGCCGTACTGGACGACGACGAAAAACTGTGGGGATCGAAGGTATCGGGAATAACCGTAGCGGGTCCCATGGATGCCGTCAGGAAATCAAAGAACCCCTCGGCGATCATAGCAGTGGGGATCAACGAGACCAGACGAAAAATAGCCCGGAGAATAGAGGGGGTGGATTGGATCTCCGCCGTTCACCCGTCCGCTATCGTCGATCCCTCGGCAAGGATAGGCCCTGGCACGGTAGTCTTCGCCGGGGCGGTGATCCAGCCGGACTCGGTTCTGGGAAGCCACGGCATAATAAACACCGGAGCCACGGTGGACCACGACTGCCGCATAGGGAACTTCGTCCACGTGGCACCGGGATGCAACCTGGCCGGGGCCGTGACCCTGGAGGAAGGGACCTTCATGGGCATAGGAAGCCGGGCGATCCCCGGCGTCACAGTCGGAGCCTGGACCACCGTCGGAGCGGGAGCTACCGTCTTGGGTGACCTGCCAGGAAACATCACAGCGGTGGGAACGCCGGCCAGATCGATCCGTTAG
- a CDS encoding DegT/DnrJ/EryC1/StrS family aminotransferase has product MTTQRERIILSPPHMSGDELRFVHEAFESGWIAPLGPQVDAFERETSDYIGRPQALALSSGTAALHLGLRLLGVETGDVVLCSSLTFIASVSPVTFMGAKPYFVDSDEDTWNMSPRALERAIDDLSSKGIKPKAAIVAELYGQAPKWDELMPIFDRHDIPVLEDSAEALGAEYDGRKCGTFGRYSVLSYNGNKIITTSGGGMLLLDDPESREKAFFWATQARDKAPWYQHSEIGYNYRMSNVLAAIGRGQMLHLDERVEAKRAVYERYEKAFSDIPGIALMPEAKKGKSSMWLTSITVDPDETGTTAMDIWKALGDENIESRPVWKPMHLQPVFEGCGYASHDDGISVGDRLFENGLCLPSGTSMTELQQDRVIETVRKALKR; this is encoded by the coding sequence TTGACTACGCAACGGGAACGAATAATACTGTCACCGCCCCACATGAGCGGAGACGAGCTTCGTTTCGTCCACGAAGCCTTCGAGTCTGGCTGGATAGCCCCTCTGGGGCCTCAGGTGGACGCATTCGAGAGGGAGACGTCCGATTACATAGGAAGGCCTCAGGCCCTGGCACTCAGCTCGGGCACGGCGGCGCTCCATCTGGGGCTGCGGCTTCTAGGTGTAGAGACCGGAGACGTGGTGCTGTGCTCCAGTCTGACCTTCATAGCGTCGGTCAGCCCTGTGACTTTCATGGGAGCCAAGCCCTACTTCGTCGACTCCGACGAGGACACCTGGAACATGTCGCCTCGGGCCCTGGAGCGCGCCATAGACGACCTGTCGTCCAAGGGAATAAAGCCCAAGGCGGCCATAGTGGCGGAACTGTACGGCCAGGCCCCCAAATGGGACGAACTCATGCCCATCTTCGACCGCCACGACATCCCGGTGCTGGAGGATTCGGCGGAGGCCCTGGGAGCCGAATACGACGGCAGAAAGTGCGGCACATTCGGACGCTACTCGGTGCTTTCCTACAACGGGAACAAGATAATAACCACCTCCGGAGGAGGAATGCTCCTGCTGGACGACCCCGAATCCAGGGAGAAGGCCTTCTTCTGGGCCACCCAGGCCAGGGACAAGGCTCCCTGGTATCAGCACAGCGAGATAGGCTACAACTACAGGATGAGCAACGTCCTGGCCGCCATAGGCAGAGGGCAGATGCTCCACCTGGACGAGAGGGTCGAGGCCAAGAGGGCCGTCTACGAAAGATACGAAAAGGCATTCTCGGACATTCCGGGAATCGCCCTGATGCCCGAGGCCAAAAAGGGAAAATCCTCCATGTGGCTCACCTCCATAACCGTCGATCCCGACGAGACCGGCACCACCGCCATGGACATATGGAAGGCCCTGGGAGACGAGAACATAGAGAGCCGACCGGTCTGGAAGCCAATGCACCTTCAGCCGGTATTCGAGGGCTGTGGCTACGCCTCCCACGACGACGGGATAAGCGTCGGAGACAGACTCTTCGAGAACGGCCTCTGCCTCCCCTCCGGCACCTCCATGACGGAACTGCAGCAGGACAGGGTCATAGAGACGGTAAGGAAGGCCCTGAAAAGGTGA
- the wecB gene encoding non-hydrolyzing UDP-N-acetylglucosamine 2-epimerase codes for MVKGRDKVVVLAFGTRPEAIKMAPVYRALSGRDGLIPKILLTGQHREQLRQALEIFDISADANLNVMTDRQSLPDLAAKILPQAAEALRELEADYVLVHGDTLTTFAVAWAAFLERIPVGHVEAGLRSGSMSEPFPEEANRVLTDVICDLYFAPTESSRDNLLREGKREDRIVVTGQTGVDAILYAARKGALPVEMPESGRIVTVTLHRRENWPVLTGLAEAVASIAREHRDHLFVYPVHLNPTVRESVWPILEKEPNILLLDPLGYGAMAALLSASRLILTDSGGLQEEGASLGVPVAVARNVTERPEGVEAGILTLVGNDPKNLKEAVSALLNDDDRLARMASSPNPYGDGRASERIAKALDDI; via the coding sequence GACGAGACGGCCTGATCCCCAAGATACTGCTCACAGGGCAGCACAGGGAACAGCTTCGCCAGGCACTTGAGATCTTCGACATATCCGCCGACGCGAATTTGAACGTCATGACAGACCGCCAGAGCCTTCCGGATCTGGCGGCCAAGATTCTTCCCCAGGCCGCCGAAGCCCTGAGGGAACTTGAGGCAGATTACGTCCTGGTTCACGGAGATACCCTGACCACCTTCGCCGTGGCCTGGGCTGCCTTCTTGGAGAGGATCCCCGTGGGGCACGTCGAGGCGGGGCTTCGCTCCGGCTCAATGTCCGAGCCCTTTCCGGAGGAGGCCAACAGGGTGTTGACCGACGTCATATGCGATCTCTATTTCGCCCCTACCGAATCCTCCAGGGACAATTTGCTTCGGGAGGGCAAGAGAGAGGACCGTATAGTGGTGACCGGTCAGACCGGAGTGGACGCTATACTCTACGCCGCCCGAAAGGGGGCCCTGCCTGTAGAGATGCCCGAGTCGGGAAGGATCGTAACGGTGACCCTCCACAGGAGGGAAAACTGGCCCGTTCTGACAGGCCTGGCAGAGGCGGTGGCCTCGATAGCCAGGGAGCATCGGGATCATCTCTTCGTCTATCCGGTCCATCTCAACCCTACGGTCCGTGAGTCGGTGTGGCCGATTTTGGAGAAAGAACCCAACATCCTTCTTCTGGATCCTCTGGGATACGGGGCCATGGCGGCGTTGCTGTCCGCCAGCCGTCTCATTCTGACCGATTCGGGAGGGCTTCAGGAGGAGGGAGCCTCTCTTGGGGTTCCGGTGGCTGTCGCCAGAAACGTCACGGAGAGGCCCGAGGGTGTGGAGGCCGGCATACTGACCTTGGTCGGCAACGACCCTAAGAACCTGAAGGAGGCCGTGTCGGCTCTCCTAAACGACGATGACCGTTTGGCCCGTATGGCGTCGTCTCCCAATCCCTACGGGGACGGAAGGGCGTCGGAGAGGATAGCGAAAGCCCTCGACGATATATAG